The DNA window GTTAACTGGGGTTGTGGAGCATGGTCTATTCGTGGGAATTACGGATACGGTAATTATCGGTTATGAAGATGGACGTACAGAACTCATTGAGAAAAAATAAGTTAAACAGTACGTTGAGGATATCTCAGCGTACTGTTTTTTTTATGTGGAGTTGTTCTATTCCTCGAACCACAATTCTTCTAGACTAAAATAGTCATTCTTAATTTGACGTGAAATAGAGATCCTTTCCAGTTTAAGCTCCCACATTTGTTCTAATAATTGTTGTTTATGATCTTCGTCGCTTGTTTCGCGAATGGACATATATAATTCCAGCATCGTGGAATTGATTTGATCAAAACGTTCCCAAAGCTCTTCATTAGTACCGGATGGTTCTATAGAATCCTCCGGTGAAATTAGTTTACTCAAGATCTCTACAATGTCTTCTTGCCAAGCTGTATCACCCATTTGTTTGGCATAGTTCAACAAGTCTAGATAATCGTTAATTTTCTCGGAATGGTTGTGAAGTGTTTGATTCATAATCTCATCACCTTTATTTTTTATCCTTGTATACCGATTATTATAATCGGGATTAAATAAAAAGCAAGAGATTTTTATCGAATAAGTGGAGTTTAATGTACTTTTATGATAAAGTGTCATGCGAACGTATTGAATTAAAGAGTTACCTAAAGTTGAAAGGAGTGATAAATTGCTAACACTTGTGACTTCAAAAGTTGATGCATCGCCAGTTAAAGAGCTTCTGGAATCCGCAGTATTCTCTGATCCAGAAGCATTGGAACAAGCGATCAAACTATATAGTTCGAACGGAGAGTATGAGCTGTATGCGTATGTTGATGAGGATGAGTATGTTGGTCTTATCGGTGGACGTATGAATAGCGACCATCAGTTAGAAATTATTCATCTTGCTGTTCGTCCAGAAGATCGGATGAAAGGATATGGACGAGGCTTAATTGTTGAAATGATCCTACAGAAGCAACCAACGTCAGTCTTTACGGTTACGGATGAAGAGGGAGCCGAGTTCTTCCGCAATGTGGGATTTCAAGTTATGGGATTCGAATCTAATGAGGGTGGCTTAGAACAATTCCGCTGTTTTTATGAGGTTGATGATGAAGAAGAAGCAGAAGAATAATCAACGAAATGAATAAAAAATACCGTCAATTTCCTCAATAGGGGTTGACGGTATTTTTATTATAAAGTTGAACGTTTGAAGAAACTACGTAGAGCCCACTTGCGCTCGTGACGTTTCTTGTATTTTGGTAGGGTACGGTAGATGGCGATCGATTCATCGAATGCACGCTTTGCTTCGACTTTCTGACCAAGCGATTGGTACAGTACACCGAGCAAATAAAATGCTTCACTGGAAGAGGATTGAATTTCCCCGAATCTAGCAGCGTAATGTAATGCTTTCTGAGGATCAATCGTTCGATAAGCAGAGGCGAGATGGACATAAGGCTGACCGTATCTGACACGTTCATTTAAATGAAGCGCGCGTAG is part of the Paenibacillus segetis genome and encodes:
- a CDS encoding GNAT family N-acetyltransferase, coding for MTSKVDASPVKELLESAVFSDPEALEQAIKLYSSNGEYELYAYVDEDEYVGLIGGRMNSDHQLEIIHLAVRPEDRMKGYGRGLIVEMILQKQPTSVFTVTDEEGAEFFRNVGFQVMGFESNEGGLEQFRCFYEVDDEEEAEE